A region of Saimiri boliviensis isolate mSaiBol1 chromosome 10, mSaiBol1.pri, whole genome shotgun sequence DNA encodes the following proteins:
- the STEAP1 gene encoding STEAP1 protein, translating to MESRKDITGQEELWKMKPRRNLEEDDYLHKDTGETSMLKRPVLLHLHQTAHAYEFDCPSELQHTQKLFPQWHLPIKIAAIIASLTFLYTFVREVIHPLATSHQQYFYKIPILVVNKVLPMVSITLLALVYLPGVIAAIVQLHNGTKYKQFPHWLDRWMLTRKQFGLLSFFFAVLHAIYSLSYPMRRSYRYKLLNWAYQQVQQNKEDAWIEHDVWRMEIYVSLGIVGLAILALLAVTSIPSVSNSLTWREFQYIQSKLGIVSLLLGTIHALVFAWNKWIDIKQFVWYTPPTFMIAVFLPIVVLICKSILFLPCLRKKILKIRHGWEDITKINKTEMSSQL from the exons atggaaagcagaaaagacaTCACAGGGCAAGAAGAACTTTGGAAAATGAAGCCTAGGAGAAATTTAGAAGAAGATGAttatttg caTAAAGACACAGGAGAGACCAGCATGCTAAAAAGACCTGTGCTTTTGCATTTGCACCAAACAGCCCATGCTTATGAATTTGACTGCCCTTCAGAACTTCAGCACACACAGAAACTCTTTCCACAGTGGCACTTGCCAATTAAAATAGCTGCTATTATAGCATCTCTGACTTTTCTTTACACTTTTGTGAGGGAAGTAATTCACCCTTTAGCAACTTCCCATCAACAGTACTTTTATAAAATTCCAATCCTGGTTGTCAACAAAGTCTTGCCAATGGTTTCCATCACTCTGTTGGCATTGGTTTATCTGCCAGGTGTGATAGCAGCAATTGTCCAACTTCATAATGGAACCAAGTATAAGCAGTTTCCACATTGGCTAGACAGGTGGATGTTAACAAGAAAGCAGTTTGGgcttctcagtttcttttttgctGTACTGCATGCAATTTATAGTCTGTCTTACCCAATGAGGCGATCCTACAGATACAAGTTGCTAAACTGGGCATATCAACAG GTCcaacaaaataaagaagatgCCTGGATTGAGCATGATGTTTGGAGAATGGAAATTTATGTGTCTCTGGGAATTGTAGGACTGGCAATACTGGCTCTGTTGGCTGTGACATCTATTCCATCTGTGAGCAACTCTTTGACATGGAGAGAATTTCAGTATATTCAG agCAAGCTAGGAATTGTTTCCCTTCTACTGGGCACAATACACGCATTGGTTTTCGCCTGGAATAAGTGGATAGATATAAAACAATTTGTATGGTATACACCTCCAACTTTTATGATAGCTGTTTTTCTTCCAATTGTTGTCCTGATATGTAAAAGCATATTATTCCTGCCATGCTTGAGGAAGAAGATATTGAAGATTAGACATGGTTGGGAAGACATCACCAAAATTAACAAAACTGAGATGTCTTCTCAACTGTAG